Below is a window of Spelaeicoccus albus DNA.
CGACACGGCCGCGATGACCGGTTTGCGGCATGTGGCCACCGAGGTGATGGCCGCCTGCTTGCCCCGGATATCGGCAAGTAATTCGGCACGTGCGGTCGCGCCGGCGTCCGGCCTCACATGCTCGCCCCATGAAGCCAACAGATCGTTCAAATCGAGACCGACGCTGAAATTGCGCCCCGCGCCGGTCAGAACGACGGCCCGCACGTCCTCGTCGGCGTCGAGAGCATTGAACACGAGCGGCAATTCGTGCCAGAACGCCGAGCCCATGGCGTTGCCGTGCCCGGTCCCGGTGAGCGTGACTGTGGCGATATGCCCGGCGACGTCCACCGCCAGGGTCGTCAGATCGCTTGGCAGGGTCGATGTCATTGCTGCGGCTCCTTCGTCATCGCGTGCACACGGCTAGCAGCGTACCGGCCGGCCCCGACGGCGTCCGGCCGTTGGCCCAAATGGCGCGGACGTCGCGCGAGAGTTCGAGATCCGCCAATGCCACCTCGACCAGCGTGCCGGCAGCCAATTCCGCTTCGACGCTCAACCGACCGAGCACCGTCGCGGCGTGGCCGGCCGAGATGGCTTCCTTGATGGACGTGGTGGACCCAAGCTCCATTGACGGTTTGATGGTCAGGCCGTGCACGTCGAGTGCCCGGTCGAGCACTTGCCTGGTACCGGATCCCGGCTCACGCAGAACGACCGGCGCTTTGGCCAGCTTGGCTGCCGTGACCGGTGCTCCGGACTTCGCCCACGGGTGCGTCGGCGCGACAACCAGCACGAGGTCGTCGTGGCTGACGATGATGGAGTGGACCTCCCGCGGGGCGGCCGGGCCCTCGACGAAGCCGAGTTCCGCGTCGCCCGCGGACACGAGAGCGACAACGCGTTCGCTGTTCGCCGGTTGCAGCGAGACACTCACATCGGGCAGGACGGCGTTCAGCTTCATCAGCCACATCGGCATCAGATAGTCGGCAACCGTGAGCGACGCAGCGACCTGCAAACGGGATTGTCCGGCCTGCGACAACGTGAGCACGTTTTTGCTGAACTCCGCACCGGAGCGGACAAGATCCCCGGCCCACCCGACGACGACTCGGCCGGCGTCGGTCAGCGTCGAGCCCGACGTCCGGCGATCCAGCAACACGATGCCCATGTGGCGCTCCAGTGCGCTCAAGCGCTGACTGGCTGCCGGCTGGCTGATGGCGAACCGCCTGGCGGCTGCGCCCACGCTTCCGGTCTCGTCGACGGCAATGAACAACGCGAGCGCTTCGAGGTCCGGCAGTCGGCTAGTTGGCGGTGACATCGACGTTTTAGCCATAGGCACAGCTTATGACCTCCTCGAAAATCTGCGTCTACCGGCTCGCACTCTCGCGCGGCACAGTGGAATTGACCATGCGATTTCGGCAATTTTCCGAAGCAATTCTAAGGACCCGAGTGACAAACGACCGCACCACCGCCATGACCGACTCTTCGCCCGCGGCGCCGCCCGCGCCGTCGCGACCACGTACGCTGCTGCGTCTCCTTCCGGGACTCGCGTTGACCTTTGCCATCGCCGTGGTCGCCACGATTTTGGGTACGTTCGTCCCGGTCGTCGGCGGACCGGTATTCGGCATCGTGATCGGGGTGCTCCTGGCCGCGTTCCTTCGCCCCGGCACCGTTCTCGATTCGGGAACGAAATTCTCGAGCAAGCGGATTCTGCAGGCCAGCATCGTCGTCCTGGGCAGCGGCCTGTCACTGACGCAGGTCGTCTCGGTCGGCGCCGCATCGCTGCCCGTCATGCTCGGCACGCTCGCTGTCGCGTTACTCGGCGGCTGGCTCCTGGGGAAGGCGCTTCGAGTCGACGGCGAAATCGGCACGTTGATCAGCGTGGGCACCGGAATTTGCGGCGCGTCGGCAATTGCCGCGGTGACTGCCGTCATCGACGCCGCAGAGTCGAAGGTTGCGTACGCCATCGGCACCATTTTCACGTTCAATGTGGCCGCCGTGCTGGTGTATCCGACGCTTGGACATCTGCTCGGCCTGTCTCAGCACGCTTTCGGCTTGTGGGCGGGCACGGCCATCAACGACACGTCGTCAGTCGTTGCAGCTGCGTACACGTACGGATCGTCGGCCGGCGCGTACGGTGTCGTGGTCAAGCTGACCCGCACCCTCATGATCATTCCGATTTCCGTCGTGCTGGCGTTGTTCGTTGCCCGGCGGCGGTCTCGCGCGTTGGAACTTGCTCCGGACGGCGGCGCGGCTGCGGCGGACGGCGGCACGACTCGCCGGCGCGTGCCATGGAAGAAGATCGTTCCGCTGTTCATCGTCGGATTCCTCGTCGCCAGCGCGCTGGATTCAGTGGGCGCCATCCCGGACTCGTGGCATGCGCCGCTGAGCTTTGCCGGCGTATTCATGATCACGATGGCCCTCAGCGGTATCGGATTGTCGACGCGGCTGGCCACGTTGAAATCGGCCGGGCATCGTCCCTTGCTGCTCGGCGGGATCCTGTTCGTGCTCGTCGGCGCCAGCAGCCTGTTGTTGCAGGCCGCGACCGGCACGCTGTAGCGGGCCGGGAGATCGAATTCGAGCTAGAAATTCTCCCGAATGAATTCCTCCACTGTCCCTTTTCGATCGTGCGCGTCCGCTCGGCCGAAAGCTTCGACGGCCTTATCCAGGTTGTCGAGTGACTCGGCACGGCGTCCGGCTCTGAATAACGCACGGCCGTAGAGATAGAACGCCTCGGCGGCATTTTGCGAGGCGATGCTGGCCGAGAGCTCGCAAACGGGCTCAAGCACGCCGATCGCCTCTTCGTATTCGCCGGCAAGATAATTCCAATGCGCTCGAGTCACGGCGAGCAAAAGATGGTCCTCAGTGCTGCCGCCGACGATTTCGGCAGACATTTCAGCACGTTCAATGCAGCGCAGAGTTGCCGCGTCGGCGATACCGGCCGCGAGGCGCATCGCCGCCGAGCCCTTGTTGAACTTGCCCCACAACTCGAGGTCCTTGCTCGGAGAAAAAAGCAGGAATGCCCGTTCATGATATTCGAGCCCGTTCTCGATGTCGTCGCGCAAAAACGCCACGTTGCCGATAGCCCAATAGGCTTTGGCCGCCAATTGATCGTCCGGCAACTCGGGGTCCATATCGCGAATCAGAGACTCGCAGGCGAACCATGCCGCGTCGAGATCGCCGCGCTCGGCGTTGACGGCAATTGCCGTGCATTGGCACTTGACCCAAAGAACCGGATCCTCCTCCGACCCGCACGCAAGTTGCACCGCACGCTTAACCGCATTATTGGCCTCGCGGAGCCGGCCAAGTCCTTGCAAAACGATTGCCTCGAGGTTCAAGGCCCGTCCCTCGCGGCCAGGGTCTTGCCGCGCCAGCTTTCCAGTAACGAGTTCTTGAATAATTTCAAGGGCCTCAGGCAATTCTCCGTCGGCACAGAGGCAGTCAGCCTGAAGGAACCTCATTTCCCACCAAGATTCGCTATCGTTGCTCTTCGCCGCGTAATCAGCAGCAGTGACAGCTTCCCTCGCGGCTGCGGCGTAATCGTGATCCCACTGGGATTGCCGAGCCCTGAGCTCGGCCAAGAGGTACGTACTTGACGTCGTAGACGGCGGCATCCCTCTATTATCCCTTATTAACTGATAAATGCATCAATTAGCGATACTCGAAAAGATTGAAAAACGAAGTAGCGCTAACTCTCAAGTTTTCGCGATATACTCAGTCTGCTCCACGAGCTTTTGCCCGCGCACACATTGAATAGAGGTCCATCATGAAAAAATTCGCCGCTTCGCTCTTACTGGCCGGCGCACTCTCGCTTGCTGCTGTCGGTGTGGGGTCCGCGGTCAGCGCGACCAGCCCTGACTCGACTCAAGGCAGCATCGCAATCGGATGGTGGCCAACCACCAGCGCCGTCGGACAAGGAATCGGCCTCTAAACCAGCAACAGCGACGCGTGCCCGCCGGGCTTGCGGCAGGATTTCTCAGATTTTCTGCCGCGGATCCGGCGGGCATACGTGTTTTGTCGGACTGTGAAGTAATCACTTTTTAGTCACCAGTGGTAAGAACACTTCATCGATAATGGACACCGCCACCTCGTCGGGTACCTCTTTGAGCGTCATCATCAGCTCCTGCCGATAAAGGTCGAACGGTACCGCGATCACTCGCGGGGTGAGCTTCGCGGGGTCCGCCTCTCCGCGCTGGATGGCGCGGTCAAGAACTCCCTCCATGGCACTGGTGCGCTCCGAGAGAAAAGCGCTGCGCAGCTCGGCGATCCCCGTACCCGTCTCGGCGTAATGGCCCCCCAACTGTTGCATCAGCTGGAGCCCGATCCGTGACCGTGAGCGGTTCGCTTGGCGAAGCAGCTCGATCATGTCGCCTCGCAACGTTCCCGTGTCCGGCACGGCAGTCTTCTGCTGGGCCCCCGCCCGCGCAGCGGCCGCGAGGAGTAATTCAGCTTTGCCGGGCCACCGACGATAGACGACGGCGCGGCTCGTTCTGGCACGGTCGGCCACCGACTCAATAGTGAAGTGGTCGTACCCCTTTTCGATGAGTTCTTCCCATGCGGCGTCCAGCAGCGCAGCCTCCAGCGCGGCGCCGCGGCGACGTTTCGGTGTGTGATCCCGAGAATCATCAATAAGAGACATTGTGTTTCTTCTCCTCAAGTTCTATTTTAGATACATAATGTGTCTTAAGGAGCGGCAGATGTCCAATACGAAGACCGAATCAGCCAAAGTCGACCCCGCGGTATGGCGTGCGGTATGGACAGTGCTCGTCGGCGGGTTGGCGGTGCTATTCGACACGACAATCGTCGCCGTTGGGCTGCACACGCTTGCCGGCGACTTGCACACGTCCGTCGCCACAATCCAGTGGGTCACGACCGCCTATCTCCTAGCTCTCGGCATCACCATTCCGATTACCGGCTGGGCACAACGAGTATTGGGCAGCAAGCGGCTATGGATCACGGCACTCACCCTGTTCCTGATCGGTTCGGTACTCTCCAGCCTAGCGTGGAGCGCCGGCAGCCTGATTGCATTTCGCGTCGTCCAAGGAGTCGGCGGCGGCGTGATGCTGCCGCTCACGGCTGCCCTCGTCGTCCAAGCCGCAGGCGGAAAGAACCTCGGCAAGATCATGTCCGTCGTAAGCCTGCCCGCGGTGCTCGGGCCGATCCTCGGCCCCGTCGTCGGCGGACTCATCCTGCAGCATCTGCATTGGTCGTGGATGTTCTGGGTGAACGTGCCGTTCTGCGTAGCGGGGATCGTGCTCGCCGCGCTCATGCTACCGAAGGATGGTCCGATCCGCCGGATGCCGCTCGACGTCCTCGGCTTCGTGCTCATGTCTGCCGGGTTGGTCGGAGTGTTGTGGGGCATTTCAAACTCCAGCAGGACCGGTGGTTTCAGCAGGACCGATGTCGCCACGCCACTCATTGCCGGCCTTGTACTACTCATCGCCTTCGCGGCGTGGGCGCTACGACGGAAAGCAAGCGCGCTAGTGGACGTGCGGCTGCTGAAGCACTGGCCGCTCGCATCGTCGTCGATCCTGCTGTTCCTGTCCGGTATTACCTTGTACGGCGCGATGCTCTTGTTGCCCTTGTACTTTCAGGAGTTGCGCGGGACGACGGTGCTGATAGCCGGCCTGCTACTCATCCCGCAGGGCCTTGGCACGCTGGCAAGTCGGTCAATTGCGGGCAAGTTATCCGACGCCATGGGCGCACGCTGGTTGGTCGTGGCCGGATTTCTCATCGCGCTGCTGGGCACGCTGCCGTTCGCCTATGCTAACGCGCACACCAATGAGTGGTGGCTCATGGCGGCGCTGTTCATACGCGGCATAGGCCTCGGTGTCGTGACGATTCCGCTGATGGCGCTTGGTTTCCGCGGAATGGAACGCGCCGACGTACCCGACGCGAGCATCATCACCCGAATCGCCACGCAGGTAGGTGGTTCGTTCGGCGCCGCCGTCCTCGTGGTGATCCTTGCCGGCGCGGCCGTCGGCGCATCCTCGACAGCTTCCCTGACGGACGCGTTCCAGCAGGCGTTTTGGTGGGCCACCGGGTTCGCCGGCGCCGGGGTGTTGATCTCGTTGGTCCTACCTGGACGGCTTCCGGAACAGGATGAGTGATGATGACGCCGCGGGAGATTTCCACTTCTTGTCACCCCTGGCCGATATCCTTTCATCGATAGGAGAACAGGAATCGAGGTCGGAGATCGCAATGGTTGAATCGTTCAAGATGGACAGGACGAAAGCGAGCCTCGGCAAGGCAGTCGACGGTATCGGCATGTTCGCGCGGAGCACCTCAGCGCAGTTGCTCGGGCAGGCCGGCGGTCTCAAGGACGCTGCCACGGACACCGTTGAGAAACTCACCGCGAAGAAGCCTGACCCCTACGATGCGGCTATAACCAAGTACAACGGCGCGTTCACCGCGATGAATGACAGGGGCCTCTCACTCCTGGGTCAGCGCGAGCGATCGGCGGACTTGATCGAGCTCGTTGAGCTGCTGGTGAATAGCATTGCTAACACCCCGAAGTCGTTCGAGACCGTCTTCGACGAGATTGACGTCCACAAAGCCCAATTCCTGGAGGCGGAGGAGTTCGCCCGGAAGGACCTTGAGGCTGCGCGAAAGTCGGCTGCTGGAGCCGGAACCGGGTTCACCGCGGGCGCAGCGATCGCGAGCATGGCTCCGACAGCGGCGATGTGGGCCGCCACCACATTCGGTAGTGCATCGACCGGCGCCGCGATCTCCACCCTCTCCGGGGCTGCGGCAACCAATGCCGCTCTGGCCTGGCTCGGAGGAGGGGCTATCGCAGCTGGAGGCGGGGGGACTGCTGCGGGCACCGCACTGCTCGCCCTCGCCGGCCCCATTGGTTGGACGGTTGCTGGAGCTACGCTCCTCGCGTCGATTGCACTGTTCGCCAAGAAGAAGTTCGAGAACCGCGAGGCGAAGCAGAAGGCACTGACCGCAGTGAGGCAGAACGCCGCGCTCGTCGAAGGCATGGACGCCCAGATCGCCGATCTCCTCCAGCGCAGCGCCTTCCTACGCGAGCTGCTCATAAAGAGCTATGGCGAAGCACTGGAATTATTTGGCGCCGACTTCGCCGCGCTGACTACGCCGCAACAGTCCCGGCTCGCCGCATTGGTAAACAACACGAAGGCCTGCGCCGTACTGTTGAGCAAGCGGATCAAGCAGGACACCGATAATGAGTGATGCAGCAAAACTCATGAAGAGCAACCAGGAGCAGGCTGTTGCTTCTTGGGTGGGCTATCTTAACCAGCTCCGGCTGGACAATCTGCTGAGTTCTCTCAGCCGACTGGACGTAAACCTCCAGGATGCGCTTACCAGCATCGACGAGGCGATCAGGAAGATCGATCTCGAAGTAGTCGCTGCCAATCGCGGCGGTGTGAAGGGCATGCACGGCTTTATCGCCGAGGTCGCCGAGGTGGGCGTCGGCAATGCTCGGAGCCAAATTTTAGCGGAGGGCACCGTCTACCAGTGGGTGAACGATAACGGCCCCGTGGATCTGATGCGCAGCGGTATGGAGATTCAGCAGAAGTTTGTCGCGGCTGGCGGTCGCTTCGGTCTCGGCGCGATCGCAGAGCACTTATCGAAATACCCCGAGTTCGTTAAGAACGGCGGAAAATACCAGATCCCCGGCAACCACTTCGCGGTAATCCAGCATTTGCACGCCATGCCACCGGAGGAGGCGAGTAAATCCCTGACGCGTAGTGGCGACGGACCGTCGCTCAAAGACTGGGAGCGAATCCATTCCTTCTTCCACGATGGCTCTGTCAGCATTGAATCGCTCGAACCTTCGAAATTGGATTACCACGAAGTGCAAAGAGGCGCGTACAGCTCAACATTAAAGGCAGAAAAGAAGTCCCTTCATTCCACCGACCAAGCCCTACGAGACAACGCCTATAAGAAGAGCCAGCCATCGCTTCAGGAGGGCGCAAAGGCCACGCTGGCGTCCACCGCGGTCGAAGGCGGAGCCGCTTTCGTTCTGGCCGTGGCAAAAAAGCGCCGTGAGGGCAAGAAGCTCACGATGTTCACGAGCGAAGACTGGATCGACATAGCGGACGACACCGGCTTCGGATTTTTCGAAGGCGGTGTCCGAAGCCTCAGCGTTTACTCGCTCACGAACTTCACCGCTACGTCCGCAGCCGTCGCCAGCTCGATCGTCACCGCTGCCGTCGGCGTCGCGGAGCAGGCAAACAAGCTTCGCCGCGGCGAGATCGACGAGCTAGAGTTCATCGAAACCGCAGAGCTTGTCTCCCTGGAAGCCGCCGTAAGTGCGCTGTCCTCCTTCGTCGGACAGGCACTCTTCCCAGTGCCCCTACTCGGAGCCGTGATCGGCAACACCGTCGGCACCATCATGTACAAGACCGTCTCATCTTCCCTCTCCGAGCGGGAGGCGAGGCTGATCGAGCGCTACCGTAGCGAGCAGCGCGCGCTCGACGAACATCTCGCCACCGAGCACCAGGAGCTCATCGAGAAGCTCGATGTAAGCATGTCTGACTACCTCGCGGTGCTCGAACGGGCCTTCTCGCCCGACGTGGAGGCTACCCTCCTCGGATCGGTTGACCTCGCACTGGCCCTCGGCGTGGCCTCGGAAGACGTCCTGGATTCCGACGAGAAGGTCTTCGCGTACTTTCTCGAGTAGCGACATCGCCCTCATATGACGATGCACGGATACTTCGGGGACGTGTAAGTACCGTCGATATGCCATTCAGGTTGATATCGCGTTCGACAAGCGCAATGCGAGGAATGACCAGAAGTTCGAGGCAGTCCGCATTGAGTGGTGACGAGCGGCTCCCGGCCCGCATCGAGTGGTAGCGAGTGGCTGAAAAATCTCTGATTTTTCAGCCACTCGCCACCACTCGGCGAAAAATGGACAGCGCCCGCGCAACGGACGATGGAGAGTATACGAATAGTCACACAATTTGGTGGAGCTGAGGGGACTCGAACCCCTGACCCCCTGCATGCCATGCAGGTGCGCTACCAGCTGCGCCACAGCCCCAAAATCGCCCGTACGGGGCAACTCGATCAATACTAATATGCTGCGACCTTGAGGCCAAATCGAGGGGCACCCGGGCGCTGTCCTTCCCTGAGTTCACAGTCGAATCGGCTAGGCTGACAGCGTGCCACGCCATGACCAGATGCAGCTGACCTCGGGCGCCGGCGATGTGTCAATCCATTACTGGACATACGGGGTCGAAGCGGGCGACGCTCCTGCGTCGACGATCGTCATGATCCACGGATTCCGCGGCGACCATCACGGCATGCAACTCATCGCCGAGGCGCTGCCGGGCCACCGCGTGATAGTTCCCGATCTGCCGGGCTTCGGCCTCAGCGGCCTCTGGCCGGCCGG
It encodes the following:
- a CDS encoding MDR family MFS transporter, coding for MSNTKTESAKVDPAVWRAVWTVLVGGLAVLFDTTIVAVGLHTLAGDLHTSVATIQWVTTAYLLALGITIPITGWAQRVLGSKRLWITALTLFLIGSVLSSLAWSAGSLIAFRVVQGVGGGVMLPLTAALVVQAAGGKNLGKIMSVVSLPAVLGPILGPVVGGLILQHLHWSWMFWVNVPFCVAGIVLAALMLPKDGPIRRMPLDVLGFVLMSAGLVGVLWGISNSSRTGGFSRTDVATPLIAGLVLLIAFAAWALRRKASALVDVRLLKHWPLASSSILLFLSGITLYGAMLLLPLYFQELRGTTVLIAGLLLIPQGLGTLASRSIAGKLSDAMGARWLVVAGFLIALLGTLPFAYANAHTNEWWLMAALFIRGIGLGVVTIPLMALGFRGMERADVPDASIITRIATQVGGSFGAAVLVVILAGAAVGASSTASLTDAFQQAFWWATGFAGAGVLISLVLPGRLPEQDE
- a CDS encoding TetR/AcrR family transcriptional regulator, whose translation is MSLIDDSRDHTPKRRRGAALEAALLDAAWEELIEKGYDHFTIESVADRARTSRAVVYRRWPGKAELLLAAAARAGAQQKTAVPDTGTLRGDMIELLRQANRSRSRIGLQLMQQLGGHYAETGTGIAELRSAFLSERTSAMEGVLDRAIQRGEADPAKLTPRVIAVPFDLYRQELMMTLKEVPDEVAVSIIDEVFLPLVTKK
- a CDS encoding YeiH family protein, producing MTNDRTTAMTDSSPAAPPAPSRPRTLLRLLPGLALTFAIAVVATILGTFVPVVGGPVFGIVIGVLLAAFLRPGTVLDSGTKFSSKRILQASIVVLGSGLSLTQVVSVGAASLPVMLGTLAVALLGGWLLGKALRVDGEIGTLISVGTGICGASAIAAVTAVIDAAESKVAYAIGTIFTFNVAAVLVYPTLGHLLGLSQHAFGLWAGTAINDTSSVVAAAYTYGSSAGAYGVVVKLTRTLMIIPISVVLALFVARRRSRALELAPDGGAAAADGGTTRRRVPWKKIVPLFIVGFLVASALDSVGAIPDSWHAPLSFAGVFMITMALSGIGLSTRLATLKSAGHRPLLLGGILFVLVGASSLLLQAATGTL
- a CDS encoding LysR family transcriptional regulator, whose product is MAKTSMSPPTSRLPDLEALALFIAVDETGSVGAAARRFAISQPAASQRLSALERHMGIVLLDRRTSGSTLTDAGRVVVGWAGDLVRSGAEFSKNVLTLSQAGQSRLQVAASLTVADYLMPMWLMKLNAVLPDVSVSLQPANSERVVALVSAGDAELGFVEGPAAPREVHSIIVSHDDLVLVVAPTHPWAKSGAPVTAAKLAKAPVVLREPGSGTRQVLDRALDVHGLTIKPSMELGSTTSIKEAISAGHAATVLGRLSVEAELAAGTLVEVALADLELSRDVRAIWANGRTPSGPAGTLLAVCTR